One Micromonospora sp. FIMYZ51 genomic window carries:
- a CDS encoding DUF742 domain-containing protein — protein sequence MADRDEPTGALVRPYAVTRGRTRPRLDIALEALVETTVRGRAVATGNGGQGREHQYIAALCDGRVQSLAEIAARMQLPLGVARVLIADMATDGLVAVHEPTILDDSDDAVGTELLERVLSGLRRL from the coding sequence ATGGCTGATCGTGACGAGCCAACCGGCGCGTTGGTCCGTCCATACGCCGTGACCCGAGGACGTACCCGTCCCCGCCTCGACATCGCCCTGGAGGCGCTCGTCGAGACAACGGTGCGCGGTCGGGCCGTTGCCACTGGCAACGGTGGTCAAGGCCGTGAGCACCAGTACATCGCCGCGCTGTGTGACGGACGCGTGCAGTCGCTCGCCGAGATTGCGGCGCGGATGCAACTTCCGCTCGGCGTGGCCCGGGTGCTCATCGCCGACATGGCGACGGACGGCCTGGTCGCGGTCCACGAGCCGACCATCCTGGACGACTCGGACGACGCGGTGGGCACTGAATTGCTGGAGAGGGTGCTGAGTGGACTTCGCAGGCTCTGA